Part of the Melopsittacus undulatus isolate bMelUnd1 chromosome 14, bMelUnd1.mat.Z, whole genome shotgun sequence genome is shown below.
TAGATGGAGCTGCTTGCCAGAATCTCCATGGTTTTCGAAGAGCAGCAGGATCTTAGGTGGGAAAACAGAGGCAATTGGCCAGATAATATATTATTTACTATACAAGCCCAAATGCCTGGTTAGAACCCAGCATTTAGGCCAAAAGGCCACATCAAACCCTGTGCCACACAAAGCTAATGTTCAGCTTTCCATAAAAGAAATCACTTTTCATGACTATTAAAATCAAATCACAAAAGTAAGAATTTGTACATAAATGCTTTAGCTTCTATTGCAAATAACCACTTCATTCCTGTCAGAAAGATCAGActtctcctccctccagctTCTCCCTATTGATTTCCATCACCATTTTGGGAAGTCCAGATGCAAGGCAATGATATCTGGGGtcactttgttttgttctgttaagGAGCCATCAAACCTGGAGGTTTTTGCCAAGGAGCCCTGCCTCAACTCTTGTGAGCTCCGTCCCTGAAAACCCATTCCCGAAGAGCTGAGTTGGGAAAACTACCGTGATAATAAACCATCTACTGTATCTTCTGGCCATGCTTGGGATGATTTTGAAGGCTGGCTAAGAAACCCACTTCTGTCCTTGTGTTCTGCAGAGAATCACTGCAAGAGGGAGAGTAAGATGGCTGATGTTTCTTTTACCCTGTTAAAACCAAGTAGCTCAATTCTGTGCTGAAAAAGTGTGCTGAGTTCAAGTCCAGTCTTGCCCTGAAGTCTTGGAGATctacttttccttcatttaattGACAAAATCTGTAGATCATACAAGGAAGACAGTCCCTGCCAAAAATCAAACATCCCTAGTTTTTAATAATACAATGGGAATAACCCCTTAGAACATATGTAATTATGGCAATGAGTCATTCCAATGGCATCACATAACCGCATTCACTGGGATTTTGACAAGGAAGAGGCCACATAAAACTCAAAGTGATTTCATTCAGGCTAGTCATGCCAATGGAGCCGAGGCCGTGTGGCAGATCTGACAGGCTGGGCTTCCGTCATCGACCCCTCTGTCTTGTCGGGtacacagcagggacaggatcCCACTGCAGGCAactcaaaaagaagaaaagagaagttaaaaactgaaatgggaGGATGCATCAATAGCAATGAAAGGCTCATGAGTCATAGAGTGGCAAAAAATGAGTAGAGAAGGATATCTGACTGGTATGTGAACAGATACACAAGTAAACAACCACAGCCAGAGATACTGCGAGTTAAATACTGACTCTTAGCCCCAGCAATGCAATTTTGGTCAGGGAAACCAGGGGAAAAGAGGGCAGTGCAGCTGAAAGGATGCATCAATTCCAATTTGAATGCAATCCCCAGATGTTATCAGGAGAATCTGTTCTTGTGACAGCAAATCCAGGCTTGCAGCCCACTCCGATGGGGACAAAAGGGCCCACcatgagcagggctggggacagcagTGCTGAGACCTCCCTGCTAAAGCTTCCAATGTGGAGATTCAGCAAGTAACTATGAGGCATTACCAAGAGAAGTTCTCCACGACATAACCTCATGTCTAAAGCAGGCTATTTCTATTCTTTCACAGAAAGAGACAGCAGTTTTCTGGATGTGCTCCAAGATTATCTTGCTAACAATAAAAAGGgtgttttcttaaggaaaaggaagaaagagtgGGGGAGAACAGAGCAAGGATTACTCAACTATTTAGTCTAAAAACTCTGAAAATCAAAAGCATCTTCTGACAGATTGATATCAACTCTAATAGAAAACACACTTGTCCTGGGAAAACTCTGCTACATGAGCCTCAAGTCTGATAGCTTCAACAATTATCTGCAATTTGGCATTCATTTCTTAGGCCCACATCAATGTGAGCTTTTTAAATGCCCAAGGCACAGATAATTCTAgtaagagagagggaaaaaaaacccacccaaaagaCATCATAGGCTTAACCAAAACAGGCTCAACATGAGACCTCCATCTTGCAAAACATCTCCCCAGTCTCATTAAGAGGCTGTTGTATTATGCATTACCTAAAAGCAAAACGCTGAGAagcattaaaagaacaaaatctcAGCAGCTCTGTTATTGTTCTGGATTTAGAGGAGCATTAGCAGAACTGGGAGGAAATGGAACAAGCCGTGAAGGCTCTGCTGCTAATAAGGGTTTAGGAACAATGGGCCAGACCTTTGTGTTGGGGGACGATTCCCCAGCGTGCTGAGCGGTTTGGCCCCAGCCCAATCTCTGGTCTAAATTAACACCGTTTCAGTGGAGCTTTGTTAATTCCCCTTAGGTGAGGATCTTTCCAATCTCTATTATAACCTGGCAGTAACAGGGACAGGAGCTCagccttcagatactgcagcGCCTGTGCAATTCTTTACATGCACACCAAAACACCAATGTCATTCCGAAGTGTAAGAAACCAGTAACCCATCATTAACCCTGTGTGCCCATGACCACCCCAACGCTGCCCTATGCATGTGGGTGTGCTCCCACCAGCACCTTACACCGGCAAACCACCCTGCGCCCGCCCTCATTCACCGCTCATGGGAAGCAGCATCGACGCCGAGCTCCCAAATGATTCTTATTATGTTGCTGCGAACAAACATCATCCCACAAACAATGAGGGATGCTCTGCCAGCACCCTCGCTATTACAGCATCCGCTGCCTTTGAACCGGCCTGCGGCCCTCCCGCTGGCCTGGGCAGGAGCCCCGCACACACAGCAGCGGCCCGGCCGCTCCGGACGGGGCCTTGGGGCCTCTCTCTGCCGCACCCGAGGCCGGTGGTGCCGGAAAACCCGACGGGAAAACGGGAGGCACCGGGCGGGGACCGGGGCTGGGCCTCTCACACGCGTTGCCATGGCGACCGGGAAGGCACACGCCGTTGCGCTTGCGCAGGCGGACTATGGAATTAGCGGAAGTACGTCACGCCGTTGAGCTCCGCACGCCGGAAGTGGCTTTGCGGCCGCTTCCTGCCCGGTGTGGTGGGTGAGGCGGTGCGGCCGGTCGGGTGTTGCGGTCCGCGGTGAGCGCGGTTCCATCGGCACCATGGTGAAGCCACGGTACAAGGGGCGCAGTACCATTAACCCCTCCCGAGCCAGCACCAACCCCGGTACGTACGTGAGGCGGGGGGGGAGGACGCGGGGCCGGTGCACCGGGCCCCTCTGCACCGGCCCTTCTGCACCGGGCCTGACCTGGCGTTGTTGTGTCCCCGCAGATCGCGTCGGGGGTGCGGGAGGAACCAACATGAGGGACCGGGCCACCATCCGCCGCCTCAACATGTACCGGCAGAAGGAGCGGAGGTGAGCGCGGCGCGGCTGGGCCCTGGCCCGGTACCGGGAGCACGGCAGCGAGCGGTGCGGTGTCAGTACCGTTGCCGGCCGCGCCGTGCGGGCACCGGGGCCTGGTTGCGCGAAGAGCGTGTATCAGCGCAGACCCACACTGTGGCTTCCGGTGCTGGTGTGGGCAGGCTGTGGCAGAGCGAAGCACTGCTCTAGGGGAAGGGGGCCCTGCCCGTGGCTGAGcgttggagctggatggggtttAAGCcctcttccaacccaaccccCCCTGTGATTTATCGGTGTGGAGCCGCTCTGTGATGTTTTCTGTCACACCATGAGCTGAGAAGCCTTGTCCTGTGTTGTGGTGTGTCAGAGaatacagctggaaaacacGTCATGCAGAACATCTGCTGTGATCTCAACGGAGGGTCGTGAACCCCAAAATGTCTAGAATTCTTTCATTTcccacaacaacaaaactcaAAAGTCCACCTTAGAATGTCCAAAAAGCCTGAGTTCCAAATGGCTCCTTTGTTGTGAGACGTCCCTTCACTGTGCTTGCTTGTCACTGGCTGTGGAGCAGCTCCCACCTTGTAAACATGTGGCTTGCCCGTGCTGTAGATGCTATGGGACTTTCTGGGAGTCCTGGTGCAGATTGGcagttgtggtttgttttgccAGATTTCACTTCGTTTaggcagcagcctggggaataggtattaaaaaaagaataagattGCTGAATTTAAGCCACATCTTAGCTTGGAAATGATCTTCTGATGAGcactctgcagcagctgatggGTAGAGCTGATTGAAAAGTTCCACATGAGCCCATGAGGGAAGGAATTGCACTTTGGTGCCCTTTGCACCCCAGTAAATCATTCCTGGTCTGACACAAGCAGCCATCATGAAGAGTGCGGTCAAGTTGGAGTGAGACTTGAGCTGTCATCACTTCTTCTGGCCTGGTGTTTCACTTAATGAGCCTTTACTGGCAGCACCATCCCTGCTGAAGATCTCAGGGGCACCAGTTCTCCAGGAAATGTCTTTCTGGATGGTGTGGGTGTACTTGTGGTCTAGTGAACCGCAGTGCTAGTGGTGTGTATACTGCTCTTGCATGTTTTACACGTGTTCTCATTTTTCACTTAGAAACAAATACGGTAAAGTGATCAGGCCTCTACAGTATCAGTCAACAGTGGCACCAGGCACCGTTGCAAGAGTGGAACCAAATATTAAATGGTTTGGTGAGTTTCTTCCAACTTCAGACTCAGCAGCTTCAAAACTGTTGGTCTCTGGATTTGGAGGGTGTTTGTTGCAGAGCTGTGGTCTCAGTGCTGTGTGGGAcaggaactgaaaacaaaggtgAAGGACTGTGGGTGTGGACACGCATGGACCTGTACCTTGGGGGTTTGCTTTCCACGCACTCCTCTAAAGGGTGGTTGTTCTTTGCTCACATTGTGCTTTCTGTATGTTAACTGTCTCAGGGATACTCTTAATGTTTTCTTGAAATGAAAGGGATTGGCATATTTATGCTTATTTGGGGTTTATCTCAGGTGAAATCCTCTGTTTCTTGTCAGTGATAGTTCTGATTCCAAACAAAGTGTTAACACTTCATTAGCATCCCTGGGTCTCTGAAGCAGTTAAGCTGAGCAATGGTCAGGTGCAATGTGTGTTTTTACATGCAGGAAATACTCGTGTGATCAAGCAGTCATCCTTACAAAAGTttcaagaagaaatggaaaatgtcatGAAAGATCCTTACAAAGTGGTCATGAAGCAAAAAAAGCTGCCGATGTCTCTTTTCTATGATCGCATTAAACCACATGTGGGTATTGTTCATCTGTACAGATACATTTAGCATAATGGCTTTACACTGAGTATGGGGaggctgagatgagctcttaggcagaagttcttccctgtgagggtgctgaggcgctggcacagggtgcccagagaagctgtggctgccccatccctggcagtgctcaaggccaggttggacacaggggcttggatcaagctgctccagtggaaggggtccctgcccgtggcaggggttggagctggaggagctttaaggtcccttccaacacaaaacattctATGGTTTATCTGTGGGCAATTGGGTTGTCTCTGTTCCATCTGGTGTAATGTCTTCTGGAAGTGTTGGAAGGGGCAGTTGGAGTGGCTGACTTGGGGAGGGGTGGTTTTGAGAGCCTAATGCTGTAGACATTGAATTAGACATAGAATGTGAAGCCAAAGAAATTGTCTGTTACTTCACCCTTGTTTGGGAGAAGATCTATTACTTATTAGAAATTCCCATTAGAAAACTTACCCTCAAACATCCCAGGTCTAAGTGGACCTGCTTAGAATACCTGCAGCAGCTTGCCACCCTCTGCTGTAATGCCTCTAATCGTTCGTGTGACAGAGGGACCTTTTTTGAGGATCCTTTGTACCACAGACACTCTTATGTGATGAATTTGAACTCCAGTATGTGCTTTTTATCTCATGCATGCAGCCCTCATTTCCAGTACATCAGGTTTTAGTtatttccaggtttctttcGTGATGTCTGAACTATTATTTTGGACCCTTGtgagctggggttttttttcagatggaaaGTTCCCAGGTTTATGTCATAAAAATGTTACTTAAATGAAGGGAAAAGTTATAAGGAACTAAAATGTGCATTACCAAAACAAATTGCTTCTTTCAGCAATGAATTGTATGCTGTTCCAAGAAAAGTTGGCATTCATTACAAGGCTTTAAAATCTACAGTTTTGATTGTAATTACCCCTGACAAAAATCTGTGAATTTGGCCAGATTTGTGCACTtgttagaaaaataagaaatgatcaaagatagcaGCTGAATTTTCATCATTGTAGCTTTAATTACATTTGACATCATTTATGGGGAAAGAACTGAAGCATAGCTCTTTGGCAAGTGCAGTGTGTTTTGTTGCTTATTAGATATCCACTCTGATGTTTTTCAAAGATTAAGCTGGAGAACTCAAACTTTGTTAGGAAAATGCCTGTAACTCTGGTCGCAGGTTGCAGAGTTGAGCTGAACTAAGGTCTTGTTCTCTGCATGTCACGAGAGATGGAAAACACGGTGCTTGTGGGGGTTTTTATCAACCTCTTTTTCCTTAGACTTCCAGAGTTCACATTCTTGACACAGAAACATTTGAAACAACATTTGGCCCCAAGGCACAAAGGAAAAGACCAAATCTTTCTGCTAGTGATGTGCAGTCTCTGGTGGAAAATGCTGAAGCCTCATCAGGAGCTTATGATCAGGGCAAGGACCGAGACCTGGTGACAGAAGACACTGGTGTAAGGTAACTAGAAAGGAGAAATGATTTGTTGTTTCCATTTCTGGAAAGCcagcttcatttttaaagaagtaCCTAGTCCATCCATGGACACTGTTTCTGTATGAGAAGAGGGAAAGTGAAATTAGCTGAATTTGGCATTTTTTAATCCTGTTTTGCCCTGTGTATTTAACCAAATTGTTGTTTCCATGAGATTCTAGTGGCTTTATTCATAATTCCATCCTCACGTTTTGGGTTAGCTAAGTGTCTAACCAGTGGACAGGTAGGGATCTTTGAAAGAGGGCATGCTTGTAGGATCTTTCTGcgagggggaggagagggagagggagctgAATCCCAGCTATCTGTTACTTGGGCCCAGTGTCCTCTTTTGTCTGTCAATGGCTGTAGAGAAGACAACACTGTAACCTTGTTATTGTGGCTGCTGATGTCTCTGGTAATCtacttccagggatgaagcaCAAGAGGATATATATAAGAAAGGACAATCCAAAAGAATCTGGGGTGAGCTCTACAAGGTAAGCAACATTTATAATTTGCAGTGGAGTCATGGCCGTCAGCCTTTATAGAGTCAGATGCCTCAGCGCAGCATTGGATATCCCATACAGCAATAGTCAGAAAAGCTCTGAAAGCTGTTTATTGCTCCAATAGGGAAGCTTTGGTACAATTGGAATTTGCTGTAAAGTTTCTTAGACATGTTAAGACTTTTTCATGGAGAGTTGTCCTGAGTTTGTCATTCCCTTGCCCGCTTCCCTGTCAGCCTACTTGAACTGACTGACTTGAAACCAGACACCCTTTTTCTGGTACCAGGACAGGacatacacacagaaatagCCAGCTGTAGAGGAGAGCAGAGATTCAATACAAACATCTGACTGAGCTCATGTCCCACTGGAATATGCATCCTTAAAATAGATGATCCAGATGGACTGGCAGGGCAGTGGTGTTAACTCCTTTTGGATCCCTGGGACTTCACCACAAATAAACCAGCCACATGCCATGAAGTTTCTTCATACTAAAACTATCTGGCACTTTGCTAGGGTCATCTTTGGAGGGCTCTGACCCTCAATTCCCTGTGAGCCACCTTGACTGCAAGAGAAATAGAGATAGACAATGAATTAGGACTTAAAGAACTGTTTGTGTGCTCTCAGTGACTGTTAGGTGTGGAAGTGCTTGACTGTCTGCTCTGAATTTCTGGATGTGGattaaaaccttttcatttaGATCTGAAAGCCCTGGGAATGATAGAGCCAAACAGATTTCAGTAAACCCCTGCCAACAATGcaggaaaatgctgtgaaaCAAATTCATTTGGCTTGAAGCAAGTCGTAAAATGACAGCTCCCTGCTGGAGATGCTTAGTGGGCTAACAGCAGGTTCCTCCTTGGTTGTGTGTTTCATATTGGTCCAGAAAACATACTTTATATCCTGATCCTTTCTGAAAAGGCAGGGTTGAATTGCTGCGGAATGGATGGTGAACACTGGGTTTTGTCTACTGAAGCAACTAATTTTCCCATGTGGgtgcagtgttttctttccccaagTGTTACAAGTATCTTCCTGGTGTGTAAGAACAGGTAAAAGCTACTAAAGTGTCCAATCTGGATTTGGCAGGGAGTTGGGAGAAAAGTGAATGGATTATCAATGGGTGTTAGTCTGAGCTTCACTGCTCTGTGGGGAAGTAACTTGATTGTGAAGGATACAAGGTTTTTAGATGCAGTTTAGCAAATAactagttttcattttgaaggaCAGATGTCTGGCTTTCTGTAAAATCCTTTCcttctgtgtggtttggttttttccagGTTATAGATTCATCAGATGTTGTTGTTCAAGTTCTTGATGCCAGGGATCCCATGGGTACTCGCTCCCCTCACGTGGAATCTTATCTTAAAAAGGAGAAACACTGGAAACATCTCATTTTTGTCCTGAACAAATGTGATCTTGTTCCTACCTGGGCTACTGTAAGTGCATTCCTACTTGTTATTCCATGGACcttctttgttccttttgtaGCTTCTGCTTTAATGCTGTTGCCAGTCCTCATTCTCAAAGTGCACAATGTAACTGGGTCAATGGGAAGGCTCTGCTTGCCTGCTATAAAAGTAACAATTACAATGTAAATCTGTCCAGGTTTGGCTGAGTTGAGCAACCCTCACCAGCCACAAATTCTCTACTTCCTCTGTCTGGATTTAACAGTTCAGCTGATGTCTCCAGAGTATTCTAAACGATCGTGCACGTAAGATCCATATCCACCACAGCTGGTTTGCTTTATGTCTTTAAACTAATTAGTTTTAGCAGTGAAGGCATTTTTGGGAAATGGTTTGTCTTTTATAAAAACAATACTGAGTGTTTTTAGCTATTGCCTTGCTGAAATGCTTCAGAGGTTCTTACACAGCAGTTTTCGTAGACAGCTGCATTTGTACCCAAGTGAAGATGCTGTGCACTTCTGCTCCGAAGCAGATTGTTTCACCACCTCCACAGCACAGGGTTCCTAACCAAGtaatgttttcctctttagaAGCGCTGGGTGGCTGTCCTGTCCCAGGAGTATCCAACACTGGCTTTTCATGCCAGCCTCACAAACCCTTTTGGCAAAGGTGCTTTCATACAGCTTCTAAGGCAGTTTGGAAAGGTATGGAACCATTCGGGGGATTTCTATTGATGTTTGGGCCGTGGGGGTTAGTGTGGAGTCTTGTGTTAGCATTTGGGGTTCAGTACATTCTCTGTGGCCATGCCATCAGCAGCTTCATAAATAAAGCTCCCCTCTCtggagaaaaaatggaaaataatccTTTAAATACATTCAAAGTGTTTGTCAAACTGAGGAGATCCAGAAAGAGTTGGTTTCACCACCAATCTGGCCTAGGTTTCTTGTAGACAGTGTCTCATAGACACTCCTAGGTCTCAGCTGAACATGTAGAAGAAAGGAACATATTTCACTCCCATTCATATCCCGCATGTATATGTATTCTGTTGAGGTATTATCCTTTTAATGTCTTCATTTATCCAAGAAAGACACCTTCTGTTGTCTTTAGATTACTGTCTCTTCAAGCCATATCTATGTTCTGTCCTCTCAGCCTGAATGGTTTCTAACTGAGGTGCTCACAAGTAATTTTAGAGCAGCCAGGAGCACAAGGGGATTATGTCTTACTTTTGAAATAGCAGATATTTTCTTCAGCGCTTGGAGTTCTTTGGTGGCAAGTTGGTTGTACCCTTCTGTATTTCTCTTGATAAAAATGAGAgctgatctcattttttgatcTGCTGCTTAGGAGTCCCCTTTGCCTTTCAATACAGAGGGAACAGTAGAACTGTAGTAACTCTGTCTTTATGAGGTATTAAAAGCATTCTCTTTCTTAACAGTTACACTCTGACAAGAAGCAGATCAGTGTGGGGTTCATTGGTTACCCAAACGTTGGCAAAAGCTCAGTGATCAATACGTTACGGTCTAAGAAGGTCTGCAATGTGGCCCCTATTGCAGGGGAAACTAAGGTAGGAAGACATCCCTCTATTAAAGATACAAATTAATTGTGTAAGTGCATTGTCAAAGGCAGACGTCATATAAAATTAGCTCAATGACATTTTCAAGTCTTGCTCTTGAACTGTCTGGGCTACATAACTGTGAGTCTGAGTAGTGTCTGGTCAACAGTCATTGCTCTGAAGCATTGCTGCTGGAAGCATTCTTGagttcctgctctgcctgcactgTAGTGCTGTGATCTGAATGCTCAGCTTGCCCTGGCTCAACATCTGTGCTCTCCTACATCAAATGAGTTGGGTTCATTTGTGCTGTCAGGCTCTGTTAGTGCTGGTTTTCTAACTCTCTTCAAGAATGTGACAGTAAGCAAGAGAACAGAGTTACAGGAATCCCTTTTGCTAGCTTGTTCCTTTTACTCCTAAATGTCCCAAGTTAAGGAtcatggaagaagaaaaacatggaaTATCGGTTTGTCGTAATTGTAGTTTCCTCATCTTGTTCCTGTGAGTTAATAGTTGGATGCAAAGACCACAGGAATGGCTTTGAAACAGAAGGAGCAAGGTGGAATATGCCTTGACTGGCTTACAAAGTTACATTCTATTTCTGTGTATTAATACCAAGTTCCTAAGTCCTGTGTATTAAAACcatgcatttaaaaagcagagtgGAAAGAGGTAACATGGGGAACTGCTGATGTCTTTCAGGTGTGGCAATACATCACCTTGATGCGGCGGATTTTCCTCATTGACTGCCCAGGCGTGGTTTATCCATCTGGAGACACAGAAACAGACATTGTGCTGAAGGGAGTGGTACGTGTCTGTGCAAAATGCTGGCAAACCTTTGCTGGTGTCAATGTGATGGGTTCAAAATGAATGCACACTTTCCAAAGGGTTGATATTCACCATTCATTTTCAGGTTCAAGTCGAAAAGATTAAGAGCCCTGAGGATCACATTAGTGCTGTGCTGGAAAGAGCCAAACCAGAGTACATCAGAAAGACGTACAAAATTGATTCCTGGAATGATACAGAAGACTTCCTTGAGAAGCTTGCTTCTAGGACTGGAAAACTGCTAAAGGTGTGACAGTCTTGTGTATTTGCAGGCTGGAAGAGCATGTGGCCTGTTCCTGACCGAGAGAAATGGGAATGTTTCTATTACTTATATGTAATAGGCAGTATGCCCTGCAAACATGGACATCAgttgttactgttttctttccagggtGGTGAGCCTGACCTGCAGACTGTGAGCAAGATGGTTCTTAATGACTGGCAGAGGGGCAGAATTCCATTCTTTGTGAAACCACCAAATGCAGAAACAGGTCCCCAGGTTAGAATGTGATGCTTGCACCTCTTCTCACATACTTGTCTTGCCTGGTGGAGTGCCATGTAATTTGGGCAGTGCATGGCTTGGGCTCTGCCCACTCTGGTGATTCAGGTGACACTCACTTGAATTTAAGGACCAGGCAGCAATGCTCTT
Proteins encoded:
- the GNL2 gene encoding nucleolar GTP-binding protein 2, producing MVKPRYKGRSTINPSRASTNPDRVGGAGGTNMRDRATIRRLNMYRQKERRNKYGKVIRPLQYQSTVAPGTVARVEPNIKWFGNTRVIKQSSLQKFQEEMENVMKDPYKVVMKQKKLPMSLFYDRIKPHTSRVHILDTETFETTFGPKAQRKRPNLSASDVQSLVENAEASSGAYDQGKDRDLVTEDTGVRDEAQEDIYKKGQSKRIWGELYKVIDSSDVVVQVLDARDPMGTRSPHVESYLKKEKHWKHLIFVLNKCDLVPTWATKRWVAVLSQEYPTLAFHASLTNPFGKGAFIQLLRQFGKLHSDKKQISVGFIGYPNVGKSSVINTLRSKKVCNVAPIAGETKVWQYITLMRRIFLIDCPGVVYPSGDTETDIVLKGVVQVEKIKSPEDHISAVLERAKPEYIRKTYKIDSWNDTEDFLEKLASRTGKLLKGGEPDLQTVSKMVLNDWQRGRIPFFVKPPNAETGPQPPALPAAVISSQDNNEEKISESLESSVEAAEEKNNTDTEIKQLMSHVRQNFGRINVAPQFSEEDLVPVDVPGFETDNDSSGEEEQEEEKEENEQHQDLVEEESQVAVPGAKDSSKAVLKALDEKIAKYKRFLDKAKAKRFSAIRIPKQLTEKVFAKSMQKPEEPKETEDRGTTEKTRKRKAEEEDDDDLGKQPCKKLTSKERRRAERQQRSKKVGVRYYETHNVKNKNKNKKKTGLEGQRSKPQKPKHKQ